The sequence ATTGATATATGGTCCTCTAGTTACACAATGGCCAATGCCTGCACCCACACAGTGCCTTCGCGATTGTCGAACAGGTGCCCAGTTTCGAAAATATAGCTCAAATACTACAAACCAATATCACTTTTTTTGGACTAAAGATTCGTTCGGTTTTGCTCTTCTTGAACCGTCGTCATTGGTTCTTAAACTCGGAAAACAAATTATTTATGCGTGCAATACTTAATTTTTGCGTAACTTCTCCGAGTTGATTGGAGAGTTTAACTCTTCATATTAACACCCTGCGACTTATTAAATATTCAGAGAGTGTGAGACGATTCAAATGTCGAGATTTATAATCGTTTGGTTGATCAAACTCATGAATTTAGttgaacaattttcaactaCCTTTCTTGATGGTCTTACATGTACATCATAAGCTTGCAAGAAAACATTGCTTATCAACACCAATGCATATCAAAACTTGCAAGCAAGACCTTAAGTCATACCCTAATATTATAAGGTAATTGAAAATAAACTATTGAGTAACAAAGTAAACAAAGATTTCCAGATATTATTTATCTTCCCTAAACTGCCCTCGGACATATCTTTTAATCATACCAACAAAAGAACCTTCTTAAAGGAGGGGTATTATGGTAAACTACTATAAACAATCACTACAGTTTCAGTGACAGATcactttcatatatttttttttatttgtgatcCCATGTGAGCATCTCTTGAAGGACGAGACCTCACAACCATACATGAATTTACTTGCCGACTTTTGCCCTCATcagcttttttgtttcttttatccAACACCTGGTTTTCTATGAGTATGAAGGAGAGTTTTCAATATCATCTTTGTgggtctatttttttttttaatgtaaacgAAGAAATCATCTAAGACACGGTGACATTAAACCCCGTCCTATACGAAAAACTTTGGATACGTGAGTTCCCCCGTTCTACACGGATAAGGCAATTAGGGGGTTTACTTGGAATATGCTATTTGTGCCCAAAGATGGGTAATTATTTCAAGTGTGCTATTTGTTAAAGTGGGGTTTTAGAGTAAAAAAGCTTATCTAATCATGGTTCATCATTTTAGGATGTGATTTTCAGACAAAAATTGGGTTTCTTGGATTGTTTTAGCTGGTGGGTTTCTTGGACTATGcactttttttgttgataaacaTTGGGAGTGTTAAACACACAAgtagggtgttttttttttttttttcccctttctgtTTGCAGTTAAAGCTGGCTCTTCCATCTTTAGGCAGTTTCATTAGAGTTTCAGTCAAAAAGGACATCAACTGGGTGGTTCTCAGTCTTGGCTTATGTTCAGGGAAGATTTGGACTATTCCACTCTCTTTATTGGTCTTTCAAGACAGATGCATACAgtaattgttttgttttgttttctgggCTACTAATTCCTTTGTGGGTTTGAGTATTTGTGATGGGATTTTGAAGGAAGAAAAGTTGTTTTTATCTCCTGATGTGATTTTGAGGCAAAAAGATGAAGTCTTTGAGTGGTGTGGGACTTGGGTTGAGTGTAGTTTTTGGGTGTCTTTTGTTGGCTCTTGTTGCTGAACTCTGCTACATTTTATGGTGGAAGAAGAGGATCACCAACAGTGAAATTGAAGATGATAGCTATGGCAGTCCAGCAAAGCAGCTTCTGTTCATGTTCTGTTGGAGAAAACCATCTTCATTGAGAGTCACAGACACTCTTGTTCATGAACCAGAAGCACAGATTCACAGTTTGCATTCAAACAATAATGATTTCCTGCTCAAGGCTTAtggtgataatgatgatgatatggaGACAGAACTGTTGGGTCTGAACAGCTTGACAGGGCCACCAAGATTTCTCTTCACAATTGTGGAAGAAACAAGAGAAGATTTGGAGTCTGAAGATGCCAAGTCCAAGAGTGCAAAAGGGTCAAGAGGTAGGAGCCTGAGTGATTTAATTCTCACTGTGGAGACTCCATATCTAACTCCTCTAGCTTCTCCATCATTTTTTACACCTCCACTTACCCCTTTAGACTCCACCTCATGTAAGGGATTCAATCCTCTCTTCTTTGAATCATCAACTGATGCAGAATTCAATAGAATAAGGTCATCACCACCTCCCAGGTTCAAGTTCTTGCAGGATGCTGAGCAGAAACTGTACAGGCAAAAACTGATGGAAGAATCTGAGAAGAAAGTGAACAGTCATGATGGGTTTTCTCAACAATTTCTCTCTGGTTCAAAGTTCTTCaaagatgaggaagaagagagtTCTTTTATCACAATCATTGTTGAtagaaacaaagagagagagcttAAACACCATGGCACTTCTTCACAGATACTTCCTCTCAATtcaccaccaccaacaacatctagatcagcagcagcagcagcagcagcagcagaagtgggttttgcttaattttttactttaattgctagtttttttttctttaattttatgaGGGTTGTATCTGTTTAGGAGGTTTTGCTAATCAAAAGAAGAGTTTTTGTGGAGGGAGACAAAATCCTCTGCAAAATGATGTTGAAAGATGGACTTGGTGCTTAGTGGGGGGACTTGTGGGGTTTTGTTTTATTCAATCTCCATGTCTACTGAGCTGTCCCAGTACCTGTAATCATACTTGGTAATGGCACTACTGATGCAGTGATGTTCTTCTCCAGAGAAAACActgtagaaaaagaaaattctttTTTAAGACCAACACCACTTTCTTTTATATTTGTTCCCTTAATCCCTTATGCCTTTCTCCTTGcttgtatttttttataatcgagAATTCTCTGGTCCAACATACCCATTAGACAATTGGGTCAATTCCAAATTTGGGTTGCCTTAGCCGCTCTATACTAATAACAGGAAAGATTGGACTGAAACACATACGAGAATGCCTAAGTTACTGGATGCGGGAGTTAAACTTGCAACGTCCCGTACTTACATACTTGTTAAGGAGTTTTTGTATGATAATTTAACATGTTGTCTTAGTGTTTTATTAGCCACTCCAGCTTTTGGTacaaattgatttttatttcttgaTGAACATCTGAGATAGGACATTGAGAGAATTCTTAATGTGCCAAAGAAGTAGATTAGGGTTTTGCCTTGTTTTGTAAAGGAGACAACAATGGTGAAAGGTAGCGACCTGTGATGATGAGATACCTTGGCCCTTTTCCTAAACAACAACAGAGAGCACTTTCCCGTGAAAATGGCTCGTGCTTATCGATTCAAAAAAGTTTCTATCTTTAATAATTATGGCAGGAATAGCTTTTTCTCAGCTCATCACAACAACTAACATGGATGATAAACCTCTAGCACTCCGCTCGAGTGAACAGAACCACAAGTCTCTACAGTATCAAATTTAATGGTGTTGAGCGTGCTACCTTGTGATGACATGATTAAGTCTCTTGTCCCACATCATCCAAAGAGAAGTGCaaagtatataatataatacGCAAAACTTCCAAACTAATAATGACATGATTAAGTCTCTTGTCCCACATCATCCAAAGGGAGGTGCaaagtatataatataataggCAAAACTTCCAAACTAATAATAAGCGTCCGGATAAAGTGTTACTATGTAACAAAGATATCCAGCCCCATTCAGCATAGTTTGATGATGATTGGAATCTCTACGATCTATCAACCTTGTTAACCATGAACAAAGAATGTGAAGTACTAAAGATTTCTTGTGTAAATTGGACAGgttaaaataccaaaacaaaaagataaaaatgaatCAATGTGACGTGAAATCTTTGGAAGAAAATCTGTC is a genomic window of Tripterygium wilfordii isolate XIE 37 chromosome 16, ASM1340144v1, whole genome shotgun sequence containing:
- the LOC119981268 gene encoding uncharacterized protein LOC119981268, producing the protein MKSLSGVGLGLSVVFGCLLLALVAELCYILWWKKRITNSEIEDDSYGSPAKQLLFMFCWRKPSSLRVTDTLVHEPEAQIHSLHSNNNDFLLKAYGDNDDDMETELLGLNSLTGPPRFLFTIVEETREDLESEDAKSKSAKGSRGRSLSDLILTVETPYLTPLASPSFFTPPLTPLDSTSCKGFNPLFFESSTDAEFNRIRSSPPPRFKFLQDAEQKLYRQKLMEESEKKVNSHDGFSQQFLSGSKFFKDEEEESSFITIIVDRNKERELKHHGIAFSQLITTTNMDDKPLALRSSEQNHKSLQYQI